A stretch of the Snodgrassella alvi genome encodes the following:
- the truA gene encoding tRNA pseudouridine(38-40) synthase TruA, with product MVGNVVKRPENMQDDIGYKQRWALTIAYDGTAFHGWQKQPDGLYTIQSVLEKAISSVAAEEVEVVVAGRTDAGVHATGQIVHFDTHARRSAEAWLRGSNTTMDKNIRILKAQMVAAEFHARFDACGRRYRYMLESSRVRMPQLRGRVGWTHYPLNMELMREAAALLVGEHDFSSFRSSDCQAKSPVKTLYALRLSGSPELMAIDFHGSAFVHNMVRNIVGALVYVGAGKLSVSGFAQLLAAKSRQLAPPTFMPDGLYLTGVDYPAQWDVDTQPLPLWLWPNLD from the coding sequence ATGGTAGGTAATGTGGTAAAGCGTCCAGAAAATATGCAGGATGATATTGGCTACAAGCAGCGCTGGGCATTAACAATTGCTTATGATGGTACAGCTTTCCATGGCTGGCAGAAACAGCCAGACGGATTATATACCATTCAGTCGGTGTTGGAGAAAGCAATAAGCTCTGTAGCGGCGGAAGAAGTAGAGGTGGTGGTGGCAGGGCGCACTGATGCTGGTGTGCATGCTACCGGTCAGATTGTACACTTCGACACGCATGCCAGACGAAGTGCGGAGGCATGGCTGCGTGGAAGCAATACGACAATGGATAAGAATATCCGGATTCTTAAAGCTCAGATGGTTGCTGCTGAATTTCATGCACGGTTTGATGCTTGCGGACGGCGTTACCGTTATATGCTTGAATCCAGTCGTGTCCGTATGCCGCAGCTGCGTGGACGAGTCGGCTGGACTCATTATCCTCTCAATATGGAATTGATGCGTGAAGCAGCTGCATTGCTGGTTGGTGAACACGATTTTTCCAGCTTTCGCTCCAGTGACTGTCAGGCTAAATCACCAGTAAAAACTTTGTATGCACTGAGACTCAGTGGTAGTCCTGAATTGATGGCGATAGATTTCCATGGCAGTGCATTTGTCCACAATATGGTGCGTAATATTGTAGGTGCGCTGGTGTATGTGGGAGCGGGTAAGCTAAGTGTGTCTGGATTTGCACAATTGCTGGCGGCAAAAAGCCGGCAACTGGCTCCGCCAACATTTATGCCGGACGGGCTATACCTTACCGGTGTTGATTATCCCGCTCAATGGGATGTGGATACGCAGCCATTGCCGCTATGGCTTTGGCCGAATCTAGATTAA
- a CDS encoding phosphoribosylanthranilate isomerase has product MNIRTKICGMTRVEDAQFAAQLGVDAIGLIFFAGSKRCVTIAQAQTIVRAIAPFVTVVGLFVNARAAEIEDVLAKVPLDVLQFHGDENAEFCRQFQRPYIKAVRVQNRADIETAAAVHTDARALLFDAAVSGQYGGTGQSFDWQILPSMLARPWVLSGGLKPENIVSAIRQSNALAIDVCSGVEQSPGVKDKQKMQDLMSAISTFSTWGVDSRC; this is encoded by the coding sequence ATGAACATTCGTACGAAAATTTGTGGCATGACGAGGGTTGAAGATGCACAGTTTGCTGCACAATTAGGGGTAGATGCCATTGGGTTGATATTTTTTGCTGGCAGTAAGCGCTGTGTCACAATTGCGCAGGCTCAGACGATTGTGCGTGCAATAGCACCTTTTGTTACGGTGGTTGGGCTGTTTGTGAATGCACGGGCTGCTGAGATAGAGGATGTACTGGCGAAGGTGCCGCTGGATGTGCTTCAGTTTCATGGTGATGAAAATGCGGAATTCTGTCGCCAATTCCAGCGTCCATATATTAAGGCTGTACGGGTACAAAACAGGGCTGATATTGAAACGGCTGCTGCTGTGCATACGGATGCACGTGCTTTATTGTTTGATGCTGCGGTCAGTGGACAATATGGCGGTACTGGGCAGAGTTTTGATTGGCAAATTTTGCCGTCCATGCTGGCACGGCCATGGGTGCTTTCCGGTGGTTTGAAACCGGAAAATATTGTCTCTGCAATCAGACAAAGTAATGCTCTGGCTATTGATGTGTGCAGTGGTGTGGAGCAGTCACCCGGTGTCAAGGATAAGCAAAAGATGCAGGATCTGATGTCTGCAATTAGTACTTTTTCTACTTGGGGTGTTGATTCTAGGTGCTAA
- the trpA gene encoding tryptophan synthase subunit alpha encodes MSRIQQTFEQLHGRTALVSYITCGDPNPVATVKLMQTLVANGTDIIELGVPFSDPMADGPVIQAASERALRQHVSLTDVLSVVAQFRQDNQTTPVVLMGYLNPVFHMGYASFARAAAQAGVDGVLTVDCPAEAIDDLHEQLKLHGLDCIFLIAPTTTDERIKLIGSKASGFVYYVSLKGVTGSSQLDTTEVSRKIDHLRQFIKVPVGVGFGIRDADSARRIGAVADAVIVGSRFVQTIAEHAGHEAEALAPVVAELRQALE; translated from the coding sequence ATGAGTAGAATTCAACAGACGTTTGAGCAGTTGCATGGTCGTACTGCTCTGGTATCGTATATTACCTGTGGCGATCCTAATCCGGTTGCTACCGTAAAGCTAATGCAGACGCTGGTTGCCAATGGTACGGATATTATTGAGCTAGGCGTACCTTTCTCCGACCCGATGGCAGATGGGCCGGTTATTCAAGCCGCATCAGAACGGGCTTTGCGTCAGCATGTGTCACTGACAGATGTGCTGTCCGTGGTGGCACAGTTCAGACAGGATAATCAGACTACACCGGTGGTATTAATGGGCTACCTGAATCCAGTTTTTCATATGGGCTATGCATCGTTTGCCCGTGCGGCTGCTCAGGCTGGTGTAGATGGTGTGTTGACTGTAGATTGTCCGGCAGAGGCAATTGATGATTTGCATGAACAGCTGAAATTACACGGGCTGGATTGTATTTTTCTGATTGCCCCGACTACAACTGATGAACGGATTAAACTGATTGGCAGTAAGGCCAGTGGTTTTGTTTATTATGTGTCACTAAAAGGTGTGACTGGTTCATCACAGTTGGATACAACTGAAGTTTCGCGTAAAATTGATCATTTACGCCAGTTTATTAAGGTGCCTGTTGGTGTGGGTTTCGGTATCCGCGATGCTGACAGTGCCCGCCGTATCGGTGCAGTAGCTGATGCAGTGATTGTGGGCAGCCGCTTTGTACAGACGATTGCTGAGCATGCAGGCCATGAAGCTGAGGCGCTCGCACCGGTAGTGGCCGAGCTGAGACAGGCGCTGGAATAA
- the trpB gene encoding tryptophan synthase subunit beta, with amino-acid sequence MENYHYPDEQGFYGEHGGLFVSETLITALTELKQAYYAAKADPAFWAQYHEDLKYYVGRPSPVYYARRLTAHLGGAQIYLKREDLNHTGAHKINNTIGQALLAQRMGKKRVIAETGAGQHGVASATVAARFGMECTVFMGTEDIQRQAPNVYRMKLLGAKVVGVDSGSCTLKDAMNEALREWVARVDDTYYIIGTSAGPMPYPEMVRDFQCVIGNEAKQQMQEAIGRQPDVAVACVGGGSNAIGLFYPYINVPETRLVGVEAGGLGLTGHQHAAPISSHSPVGVLHGFRSYLMQDENGQVVSTHSVSAGLDYPGIGPEHSLLHDIGRVQYEAMGDEAAMEAFHLLCHQEGIIPALESSHALAWAVANAPKMSPDEVILVNLSGRGDKDINTVARLDGISL; translated from the coding sequence ATGGAAAATTATCATTATCCGGATGAACAGGGATTTTATGGTGAGCATGGCGGGCTGTTTGTATCAGAGACACTGATTACGGCTCTAACTGAGTTAAAACAGGCTTATTATGCAGCGAAGGCTGATCCGGCGTTCTGGGCACAATACCATGAAGATTTGAAATATTATGTGGGACGTCCCAGTCCTGTGTACTATGCCCGCCGCCTAACTGCTCATCTGGGTGGGGCACAGATTTATTTGAAGCGGGAAGACCTGAATCATACCGGTGCGCACAAAATCAACAATACGATTGGTCAGGCTTTACTGGCACAGCGCATGGGTAAAAAGCGAGTGATTGCCGAAACCGGCGCTGGCCAGCATGGCGTGGCATCAGCGACAGTGGCAGCACGATTCGGCATGGAATGCACAGTGTTTATGGGCACAGAGGATATTCAGCGTCAGGCACCGAATGTGTACCGGATGAAACTTTTGGGTGCAAAGGTGGTGGGTGTGGATTCAGGCTCATGCACGCTGAAAGATGCCATGAATGAGGCTTTACGTGAGTGGGTGGCACGGGTAGATGATACTTATTATATTATTGGTACTTCTGCCGGTCCGATGCCCTACCCAGAAATGGTACGCGATTTTCAGTGCGTGATTGGCAATGAGGCCAAGCAGCAGATGCAAGAAGCAATCGGGCGACAGCCGGATGTAGCTGTAGCTTGTGTTGGTGGTGGTTCGAATGCGATCGGGCTATTTTATCCTTATATTAATGTCCCTGAAACGCGTCTGGTGGGAGTAGAGGCCGGTGGTCTGGGTCTGACTGGACATCAGCATGCTGCGCCTATCAGCTCACATAGTCCGGTAGGAGTTTTACACGGCTTCCGCAGTTATTTGATGCAGGATGAAAACGGGCAGGTGGTTTCCACGCATTCAGTTTCTGCCGGTCTGGATTATCCAGGAATCGGTCCTGAACACAGCTTGCTGCATGATATTGGTCGTGTTCAGTATGAAGCTATGGGTGATGAGGCAGCAATGGAAGCGTTCCATCTGCTCTGTCATCAAGAGGGAATCATACCAGCGCTGGAATCTAGCCACGCTCTGGCATGGGCTGTGGCCAATGCACCGAAAATGAGTCCGGATGAAGTGATTCTGGTGAATCTTTCCGGCCGCGGTGATAAGGATATCAATACGGTTGCCCGTTTGGATGGTATCAGCCTGTGA
- a CDS encoding PFL family protein: MSFSIQNNEILETVRMVSDQHFDVRTITIGIDLHDCIDTDINRLNEKIFNKITRVGKNLVQTATELSAKYGVPIVNQRIAVTPIAQIGAATGADSYVSIAQTLDKAAKAIGISFIGGFSALVHKGMSPADEVLIRSIPKAMACTDVVCSSVNIGSTRAGINMDAVRLMGKTIRQTAEITPEGFGCAKLVVFCNAVEDNPFMAGAFHGAGEADCVINVGVSGPGVVCAALQNTQGLSLTEVAELVKKTAFKITRVGELIGHEASKMLGIPFGILDLSLAPTPAVGDSVARILEAMGLSVCGTHGTTAALALLNDAVKKGGMMASSAVGGLSGAFIPVSEDEGMIAAVEAGVLTLDKLEAMTAVCSVGLDMIAVPGDTPASTLAGIIADEAAIGLINSKTTAVRVIPVSGKDVGDYVEFGGLLGRAPVMPVKSGSCEVFINRGGRVPAPVQSMKN, translated from the coding sequence ATGTCGTTTTCTATTCAGAATAATGAAATTCTGGAAACAGTGCGTATGGTCTCTGACCAGCATTTTGATGTGCGTACCATTACCATTGGTATTGATCTGCATGATTGTATTGATACAGATATTAACCGCCTCAATGAAAAGATTTTTAACAAGATTACGCGGGTGGGAAAAAATTTGGTGCAGACGGCAACAGAACTTTCTGCCAAATATGGTGTGCCTATTGTAAATCAACGCATTGCGGTCACACCGATTGCACAGATTGGTGCTGCCACTGGTGCGGATTCCTATGTATCAATTGCGCAGACGCTGGATAAGGCTGCCAAAGCCATTGGTATTTCATTTATTGGTGGTTTTTCCGCTCTGGTACATAAGGGTATGAGTCCGGCCGATGAGGTATTGATTCGTTCTATTCCTAAGGCAATGGCCTGTACTGATGTGGTGTGTAGCTCGGTAAATATCGGCTCTACACGTGCCGGTATTAATATGGATGCCGTTAGGTTAATGGGCAAAACCATCCGTCAGACTGCTGAAATCACACCAGAGGGCTTTGGCTGTGCCAAACTCGTTGTGTTTTGTAATGCTGTGGAGGATAACCCATTTATGGCCGGTGCTTTTCATGGTGCCGGCGAGGCGGATTGCGTGATTAATGTGGGCGTGTCCGGACCGGGTGTGGTTTGTGCGGCATTACAGAATACGCAGGGTCTTTCTCTGACCGAAGTGGCCGAGCTGGTGAAGAAAACTGCGTTTAAAATTACTCGCGTAGGTGAGTTAATTGGGCACGAAGCCAGCAAAATGCTCGGTATTCCATTTGGTATTCTGGATTTATCACTGGCGCCTACTCCGGCAGTGGGTGATAGTGTGGCACGCATTTTGGAAGCAATGGGGTTGAGTGTATGCGGTACCCACGGTACCACAGCCGCACTGGCCTTACTTAATGATGCCGTGAAAAAAGGCGGTATGATGGCGTCTAGTGCTGTGGGCGGTCTGAGTGGTGCATTTATACCGGTATCGGAAGATGAAGGTATGATAGCCGCAGTAGAAGCAGGTGTATTGACACTGGATAAGCTGGAAGCGATGACCGCAGTGTGTTCGGTAGGTCTGGATATGATTGCGGTACCGGGCGATACACCGGCGAGTACGCTTGCCGGTATTATTGCTGATGAAGCGGCAATCGGACTAATTAATAGTAAAACCACGGCAGTGCGGGTGATTCCTGTTAGCGGTAAAGATGTTGGTGATTACGTAGAGTTTGGAGGCCTGCTGGGACGGGCGCCGGTGATGCCGGTAAAATCCGGTTCCTGCGAGGTGTTTATCAATCGCGGCGGTCGCGTGCCGGCACCAGTGCAGTCGATGAAAAATTAA
- a CDS encoding ACT domain-containing protein gives MSSHAVMTVIGKDRIGIVAEVATLLAEHQVSIMNISQQLMDDYFTMIILLDTERCTMPRLQFSEFLDSEGEKRGLHIRVQDEALFNAMHRI, from the coding sequence ATGTCTAGTCATGCTGTGATGACAGTAATTGGTAAGGACCGTATTGGTATTGTTGCTGAAGTTGCCACTTTGCTGGCAGAGCATCAGGTAAGCATTATGAATATTAGCCAGCAGCTTATGGATGATTATTTCACTATGATTATTCTGCTGGATACGGAGCGATGCACAATGCCGCGTTTGCAGTTCAGTGAATTTCTGGACAGTGAAGGTGAAAAGCGGGGTTTGCATATCCGTGTGCAGGACGAAGCTCTGTTTAATGCTATGCATCGGATTTAG
- a CDS encoding MFS transporter, which produces MNNRIRLSSVQIFLMALAIGLAVASNYFVFPLIEVMARYFGLDVDSSGMLITLTQLAYALGLMFLVPLGDLLDNKKLIVSLYGVVSISALLIALAPNIYLFVAGLLLVGAFCTVAQILMPLAASLTDPEQRGRVIGTLMSGLLLGILLSRTFSGLVAHWWGWRMVYVLGAVMLMLMTLTLQWKLPHVQRERSRSFGYWQTLVSVWSLLWRTPLLRQRGVLGALDFCLFSVLWTPLTLLLSNAPYHFSLSTIGLFGLFGALGIFGSNVGGWAADKGRSYAMTVVCALLFLFSWALLYAGGQYLWALIGGVILLDFAIQALHICNQSLIYRSDPALKGRIASGYMSMYFIGGVLGSLASAMAYAHVGWNGVAMLGGGIALLILLCALLFKCEQMS; this is translated from the coding sequence ATGAATAATCGTATCAGGCTGTCTTCTGTACAGATTTTTTTGATGGCGTTGGCCATCGGTCTGGCGGTAGCTAGTAATTATTTTGTTTTTCCGCTGATTGAGGTCATGGCTCGCTATTTTGGACTGGATGTGGACAGTAGCGGAATGCTGATTACACTCACACAGTTGGCCTATGCGCTGGGTCTGATGTTTCTGGTGCCTTTGGGTGATTTGCTGGATAACAAAAAATTAATCGTTTCTCTGTACGGTGTAGTCAGTATTAGTGCACTACTCATTGCACTGGCGCCGAATATATATTTATTTGTAGCCGGACTGTTGCTGGTGGGTGCTTTTTGTACGGTTGCGCAGATACTGATGCCGCTAGCAGCCAGCCTAACTGATCCTGAGCAGCGCGGGCGTGTAATTGGTACGTTGATGAGCGGTTTGTTGCTGGGGATTCTGCTGTCGCGCACTTTTTCCGGTTTGGTGGCTCATTGGTGGGGCTGGCGCATGGTGTATGTATTGGGCGCGGTCATGCTGATGCTGATGACGCTGACTTTGCAATGGAAGTTACCGCATGTACAACGTGAGCGCAGCCGATCTTTTGGCTATTGGCAGACATTAGTATCGGTGTGGTCTTTGTTGTGGCGTACGCCGTTATTGCGTCAGCGTGGTGTGCTGGGGGCGCTGGATTTTTGTCTATTTTCTGTGTTGTGGACGCCGCTGACGCTGTTGCTCAGTAACGCTCCGTATCATTTCAGTTTAAGTACGATTGGTTTGTTCGGACTGTTTGGTGCGCTGGGTATATTCGGTTCCAATGTCGGAGGCTGGGCGGCTGATAAAGGCCGCAGTTATGCAATGACCGTGGTGTGTGCGCTGCTGTTTCTCTTCAGCTGGGCACTGCTGTATGCCGGTGGCCAGTATCTGTGGGCGCTGATTGGCGGGGTAATACTGCTGGATTTTGCTATTCAGGCTTTGCATATCTGCAATCAGTCATTAATTTATCGTTCAGATCCGGCGCTGAAAGGCCGTATTGCATCGGGCTATATGAGTATGTATTTTATCGGCGGTGTACTTGGTTCGCTGGCTTCCGCTATGGCTTATGCACATGTCGGCTGGAATGGAGTGGCAATGCTTGGGGGCGGAATTGCTCTTTTAATTCTGCTGTGTGCGCTTTTGTTTAAATGTGAGCAAATGTCTTAA
- a CDS encoding FimV/HubP family polar landmark protein has translation MKNAYNLKIIALSLCFSASAPAWAGLGSLQVNSALGEPFSGSVVVTGDEARAALKGRPTISGAPLQVRVTPQGQNAVIHLRSSKPISDPMMSFSLVSGSQGRQYTALLDPPENGHGSSASARNGSKHHKQAHSVRNKSAARATAALQNRLASDNAVVKYNVDNNETLMDVARKVRPQNMTVEQTMHALLVANPQAFRNGNPDLMYRNISLNIPSTTQLYKLSKVKIKTVQQPVTAQSKSPVSVAPDAKAAENTAAATPTKSDVSANKIQKAAASEPIVPTKPEVAKTQDAGKTEAVAASASAPAASAASVVKAKPVQPKVNPTPAPVQPVEPAPEESLLPSWWPYALVGLAGVLLIAAFIWQRRKKRDAEEAEEYYSSDDEDDDDVVFNDEPPKLQQSEPASPAATNQASTAVAASSASADADDWSWLNDESSDSSEKADAPADNVSESAVTTQLPESKPEAAANKPEEDDIDWLNFNFTDDTPAAPADTTAPSVAEMDNGDDLSWLDQIDETEQPEVLTSKESPVTEPEKEEADSADFEWVVADDASKDEHESAAHSDVVMAEQTATDTDDLPSLDMNFSPEEEPAVVEPESKPAAAEVDTLNALADLQWDEDFKFDEESKNESAAVAEDTSSTIDQALSSQDQHAFVAEDEAISNDIDWDALSISDEHEDSQAAPSTSAQPTDADVVDVSSMDFTLDDNQAESTAIESSAAPSPAPISSFATGNGAQDWLEQSAEEEEETDKPLTPEQQAIPLQAKLELAKMYLEMDDAVTARQTLRELVDEANGAVLAEAQNLLQQLGG, from the coding sequence TTGAAGAACGCATATAATTTAAAAATCATCGCACTGTCTTTATGTTTTTCGGCCAGTGCACCTGCATGGGCAGGACTTGGCAGCCTGCAGGTTAACTCTGCTTTGGGAGAGCCATTTTCAGGTAGCGTGGTTGTAACTGGTGATGAAGCCAGAGCCGCTTTAAAGGGTCGGCCGACAATTTCAGGCGCACCGCTACAGGTGCGGGTGACACCGCAAGGGCAGAATGCAGTGATTCATTTGCGATCCAGTAAGCCAATTAGTGATCCGATGATGTCTTTTAGCCTCGTCTCAGGTAGTCAGGGTAGGCAATATACAGCATTACTTGATCCGCCGGAAAATGGGCATGGTTCCTCTGCTTCTGCTCGAAATGGCAGTAAACATCATAAGCAGGCACACTCTGTTAGAAACAAATCCGCTGCACGGGCTACTGCAGCTTTGCAAAACAGGCTTGCTTCAGACAATGCGGTAGTGAAATATAATGTAGACAATAATGAAACACTGATGGATGTTGCACGTAAGGTACGGCCGCAGAATATGACAGTAGAGCAGACAATGCATGCTCTGCTTGTGGCCAATCCACAGGCATTTCGTAATGGTAATCCGGATTTGATGTATCGGAATATCAGTCTGAATATTCCTTCTACTACCCAGCTGTATAAATTATCTAAAGTAAAAATTAAAACGGTTCAACAGCCGGTGACTGCACAGAGTAAATCACCTGTATCTGTTGCGCCAGATGCTAAGGCTGCTGAAAATACTGCAGCCGCAACTCCAACCAAATCTGATGTATCTGCAAACAAAATTCAGAAGGCTGCTGCTTCAGAACCTATAGTTCCAACTAAGCCAGAAGTAGCTAAAACGCAAGATGCAGGTAAAACTGAAGCTGTTGCTGCCTCCGCATCTGCACCAGCCGCTTCTGCTGCTTCTGTGGTGAAAGCGAAACCAGTGCAGCCTAAGGTCAATCCAACTCCAGCACCTGTACAGCCTGTAGAACCTGCACCAGAAGAATCGTTGTTGCCATCCTGGTGGCCTTATGCTTTGGTTGGTCTCGCTGGTGTGCTGCTGATTGCCGCATTTATATGGCAGAGACGTAAAAAACGCGATGCTGAGGAAGCTGAGGAATATTATTCATCTGATGATGAAGACGATGATGATGTGGTATTCAATGATGAACCACCGAAACTTCAACAGTCAGAACCGGCATCGCCAGCTGCAACTAATCAGGCATCTACTGCAGTGGCAGCCTCATCAGCGTCAGCCGATGCAGATGATTGGTCGTGGCTGAATGATGAGTCTTCTGACAGCTCCGAGAAAGCTGACGCGCCGGCTGACAATGTTTCCGAATCTGCCGTTACTACTCAGCTTCCCGAATCAAAACCTGAGGCTGCTGCAAACAAGCCTGAAGAAGATGATATTGACTGGCTGAATTTTAATTTCACCGATGATACGCCAGCTGCTCCTGCAGATACAACAGCCCCATCAGTAGCAGAGATGGATAATGGCGACGATTTATCTTGGCTGGATCAAATTGATGAAACTGAACAGCCGGAAGTGCTGACTTCTAAAGAATCTCCTGTAACTGAGCCGGAAAAAGAAGAAGCAGACAGCGCGGATTTTGAATGGGTGGTGGCTGATGATGCTAGTAAAGATGAGCATGAATCGGCTGCGCATTCTGATGTGGTGATGGCTGAGCAAACAGCCACAGATACTGATGATTTGCCATCATTAGATATGAATTTCAGCCCAGAGGAGGAGCCTGCTGTTGTTGAGCCGGAATCTAAACCGGCGGCAGCTGAAGTGGATACACTTAATGCTCTGGCTGATTTGCAATGGGACGAGGACTTTAAGTTTGATGAAGAGTCCAAAAACGAATCTGCTGCTGTGGCAGAGGATACATCCTCTACAATTGATCAGGCTTTGTCATCTCAGGATCAACATGCGTTTGTTGCTGAAGATGAAGCGATTTCAAATGATATTGATTGGGATGCATTAAGTATTAGTGATGAGCATGAGGATTCACAAGCTGCTCCATCTACTTCAGCACAACCGACTGATGCTGATGTGGTGGATGTTTCGTCCATGGACTTTACACTGGATGATAATCAGGCAGAATCCACAGCTATTGAAAGTAGCGCTGCCCCTTCTCCAGCTCCAATTTCTTCTTTTGCAACTGGCAACGGTGCACAGGATTGGCTAGAGCAGTCGGCCGAAGAGGAAGAAGAAACTGATAAGCCATTGACACCTGAACAGCAGGCAATTCCGTTACAGGCCAAGCTGGAGCTGGCTAAGATGTATCTGGAGATGGATGATGCGGTGACTGCACGCCAGACTTTACGAGAATTGGTCGATGAAGCTAATGGCGCAGTTTTGGCGGAAGCTCAGAATCTGTTACAACAGCTAGGAGGCTAA